One Aquarana catesbeiana isolate 2022-GZ linkage group LG04, ASM4218655v1, whole genome shotgun sequence genomic region harbors:
- the SOCS5 gene encoding suppressor of cytokine signaling 5, with the protein MDKVGKMWNTFKYRCQNLFSNEDDGNQNDIVDVNANRCLNGGDKAEGSAGPASLQSASPLHQNISSQRSLSPCSSSSRRNPNCVSEMPQLVEISIEKDNDVGLSAGARLARRDSYTRHAPWGGKKKHSCSTKTQNSIDPDKKIGRQRSGLQRRERRHVVGSVHDMEVVSSRAVGSRSLRQRLNETVGLCFPIRAYNRQSKPLFTTKRKIHLSELMLEKCPFPPGSDLAQKWHLIKQHTAPVSPHTSILDTFEQSLLSAEDEEDRLRERRRLSIEEGVDPPPNAQIHTFEATAQVNPVYKLGPKLAPGMADVTGDNGATSQGGCESEEDGPTLCLQSRRQKQRQFSGDSHIQTNRQGAWKVHTQIDYIHCLVPDLVEITSNPCYWGVMDRYEAEALLEGRPEGTFLLRDSAQEDYLFSVSFRRYNRSLHARIEQWNHNFSFDAHDPCVFHSSTVTGLLEHYKDPSSCMFFEPLLTVPLNRTFPFSLQYICRAVICKSTTYDGIDLLPLPSMLQDFLKEYHYKQKVRVRWLEREPIKSK; encoded by the coding sequence ATGGATAAAGTTGGAAAAATGTGGAACACATTCAAATATCGGTGCCAGAATCTCTTTAGCAATGAGGATGATGGGAATCAAAATGACATTGTGGATGTTAATGCCAACAGATGTTTGAATGGTGGGGATAAAGCAGAGGGTTCCGCTGGTCCGGCCTCCTTGCAGTCAGCTAGTCCCCTACACCAAAACATTTCTTCTCAAAGGAGCCTGAGTCCTTGCAGTAGTTCTAGTAGGAGAAACCCAAACTGTGTTTCTGAAATGCCACAGTTGGTTGAAATTAGTATTGAAAAGGACAATGATGTGGGTCTAAGTGCAGGTGCCCGCCTGGCACGCAGAGACTCATATACTCGCCATGCCCCGTGGGGTGGCAAAAAGAAGCATTCGTGCTCCACCAAAACTCAGAACTCTATTGATCCAGACAAAAAAATTGGTAGGCAAAGGAGCGGGCTTCAGAGGAGAGAGAGACGTCATGTGGTTGGATCAGTACACGATATGGAGGTCGTTTCCAGCCGGGCAGTTGGCAGTCGCAGTTTACGGCAGAGGCTGAATGAGACTGTGGGCTTGTGTTTTCCGATTAGAGCTTATAATAGGCAGTCAAAGCCACTTTTCACTACTAAGAGGAAAATTCATCTCTCTGAACTGAtgcttgaaaaatgcccctttcCTCCTGGATCTGATCTGGCCCAAAAATGGCACCTGATTAAACAGCATACAGCACCTGTCAGTCCACACACAAGCATACTGGACACGTTTGAGCAGTCTTTGCTTTCTGCCGAAGATGAAGAGGATAGATTACGGGAGAGGCGTAGGCTTAGTATTGAGGAAGGCGTTGACCCTCCACCAAATGCCCAAATCCACACCTTTGAAGCGACAGCACAAGTCAACCCTGTATATAAGCTCGGACCAAAACTTGCTCCTGGCATGGCCGACGTGACCGGTGACAACGGCGCAACATCACAAGGCGGGTGCGAGTCTGAAGAAGACGGCCCGACTCTCTGCCTGCAGTCACGGCGTCAGAAGCAGCGCCAGTTTTCAGGAGACAGCCATATTCAGACGAATAGACAGGGAGCCTGGAAAGTGCACACCCAGATCGATTATATTCACTGCCTTGTGCCAGATCTGGTGGAAATCACAAGCAACCCGTGTTACTGGGGGGTCATGGATCGCTACGAGGCAGAGGCCTTATTGGAAGGCCGGCCAGAGGGCACTTTTTTGCTCAGGGATTCCGCACAAGAGGACTATCTATTCTCCGTGAGCTTCCGCCGCTACAACCGATCTCTGCATGCACGCATTGAGCAGTGGAACCACAACTTCAGCTTTGACGCTCACGACCCCTGTGTGTTTCACTCCTCCACTGTTACAGGACTCTTAGAACACTATAAAGATCCCAGCTCTTGCATGTTTTTTGAGCCCTTGCTGACGGTACCTTTAAACAGAACTTTCCCTTTTAGCTTGCAGTATATCTGCAGAGCAGTCATTTGCAAGTCTACCACGTACGATGGCATTGATCTACTTCCTCTGCCATCTATGTTACAAGACTTCCTTAAAGAGTATCATTATAAGCAAAAGGTCAGAGTGCGGTGGCTAGAGAGGGAGCCCATTAagtcaaaataa